From the Bacillota bacterium genome, one window contains:
- a CDS encoding DUF3794 domain-containing protein, producing MATTVGRTRNSPEVQFTLPMRALKIKNIRADVTNVSVEIIPDKVIVQGTIAKQVFFVAEDDIVHHFPEEMRFSALVEVPGARPGMLAQVHPSIFNVIAFLSPDGNQILQKVIVDVDVVVTDFVQLRVAEDPYGTPVITEAVVGEATGQVLETGTVTLAVPATKVTEIRATPEITGVTVNPGEVIVNGNILKQLFFVGTDGVDRHQGVAAPFSVTVAIPGAQPGMNVQVHPMVRDVAFSLEPQGMLVAQEVVLDVFVKVTETTELVLALGEGPLIKTERVLGQGFTELMEEATVTLAQPAASLVGITARFESVRARAIENKVILQGTIVKDVTYVTAAGTQATETFTIPFSDFADVPGSRPGLNVFVRPEVRAVLFDPTQTGTNISEKIVADIFVTVTETAQIPVAIEPYGPQVKVQQVIGEGTAQVLAEKVIARVLPISIEFARILISEGVEVSRQALLETTVAAPVSAVKIRAVDAAAEGVTSRILGDKVLVEGVVTKQIFFVGTDQIVHHVQDTLPFSVLVEFPGLAPGASVTASVRVENVIVKVVQGGAAFHQLVILLVTVGTSTQQVHQVVTNVTGPGVVVTKGRFLVDVIEDSTVVRRPLDIVTDLTGPRVATVTRETLPLIRIVDGTVGPEPVSVVTGATFSS from the coding sequence ATGGCGACGACCGTGGGGAGGACGCGAAACAGCCCCGAGGTGCAGTTCACTCTGCCCATGAGGGCTCTCAAGATCAAGAATATCCGTGCTGACGTGACGAACGTCAGCGTTGAGATAATACCTGACAAAGTGATCGTTCAGGGAACCATCGCCAAGCAAGTCTTCTTCGTTGCTGAGGACGATATCGTTCACCACTTCCCCGAGGAAATGCGCTTCTCCGCGCTGGTCGAGGTGCCGGGCGCGCGTCCCGGGATGCTCGCGCAGGTCCATCCGAGCATTTTCAACGTCATTGCCTTCCTCAGCCCCGACGGAAACCAGATTCTCCAGAAGGTCATCGTTGACGTGGACGTGGTGGTTACCGACTTCGTTCAGCTCCGTGTGGCCGAGGACCCCTACGGCACGCCGGTCATCACCGAGGCCGTGGTGGGAGAGGCTACCGGGCAAGTGCTGGAGACGGGGACGGTGACCTTGGCCGTGCCCGCCACCAAAGTAACGGAGATCCGCGCAACTCCCGAGATCACCGGTGTGACCGTGAACCCCGGTGAGGTGATTGTGAACGGGAACATCCTCAAGCAGTTGTTCTTTGTGGGCACGGACGGGGTCGATCGCCACCAGGGAGTGGCGGCGCCTTTCTCGGTGACCGTAGCGATCCCCGGGGCCCAGCCGGGGATGAACGTGCAGGTACACCCGATGGTGAGGGACGTGGCTTTCTCGCTGGAGCCGCAAGGCATGCTTGTGGCGCAGGAAGTGGTCCTCGATGTGTTCGTGAAGGTCACCGAGACTACCGAGCTAGTCCTCGCGCTGGGTGAGGGACCCCTCATCAAGACCGAGCGGGTGCTCGGCCAGGGGTTCACGGAGCTCATGGAGGAGGCCACGGTCACGCTGGCGCAGCCCGCAGCGAGCCTCGTGGGGATAACGGCGCGGTTCGAGAGCGTGCGCGCGCGTGCCATCGAGAACAAGGTCATCCTACAGGGGACCATCGTCAAGGATGTAACCTATGTGACGGCCGCGGGCACGCAGGCTACGGAGACGTTCACCATCCCCTTCAGCGATTTCGCGGACGTGCCCGGCTCGAGGCCCGGCCTGAATGTGTTCGTGAGGCCCGAGGTGCGGGCGGTGTTGTTCGATCCGACGCAGACAGGCACGAACATCTCGGAGAAAATCGTGGCGGACATCTTCGTGACGGTCACCGAGACGGCGCAGATCCCGGTGGCTATAGAGCCGTATGGGCCGCAAGTCAAGGTGCAGCAAGTCATAGGCGAGGGGACAGCTCAGGTCCTCGCCGAGAAGGTGATCGCGCGGGTCCTCCCGATCAGCATCGAGTTCGCCAGGATCTTGATATCAGAAGGCGTGGAGGTTTCGAGGCAGGCCCTTCTCGAGACGACGGTCGCCGCGCCCGTGTCGGCGGTCAAGATACGGGCTGTCGACGCCGCCGCGGAGGGTGTGACGTCGCGCATCCTTGGGGACAAAGTCCTCGTCGAGGGCGTGGTGACAAAGCAGATATTCTTCGTTGGCACGGACCAGATCGTTCACCACGTCCAAGACACGCTGCCTTTCAGCGTGCTCGTGGAGTTTCCCGGGCTTGCGCCTGGCGCGAGCGTCACGGCGTCGGTGCGCGTCGAGAACGTGATCGTCAAGGTCGTGCAGGGCGGCGCGGCCTTTCATCAGCTCGTGATACTGCTGGTCACGGTGGGCACCTCTACTCAGCAGGTCCACCAGGTCGTGACGAACGTGACCGGGCCCGGGGTCGTGGTGACGAAGGGAAGATTCCTCGTGGACGTCATCGAGGATAGCACGGTTGTGCGGCGTCCGCTCGACATAGTCACCGACCTCACCGGTCCGCGAGTCGCAACAGTCACACGTGAGACGCTGCCCCTCATCAGGATCGTGGACGGCACGGTGGGCCCGGAGCCGGTGTCGGTGGTTACGGGGGCGACGTTCAGCTCGTGA